A stretch of DNA from Euwallacea fornicatus isolate EFF26 chromosome 26, ASM4011564v1, whole genome shotgun sequence:
GCGTTAATTTAGACTTCCCTGTAATCGTTAGAGTTAATGACGTGACCTCTctgagcaccctgtataaaacatttttgtccaCAGCAGAGTCGCAGGAAACACTGCCTGGCACTCGAAAAGCGGGACTACACGAAACCATCGACCCCAAGGAACATCTAAATGACAACTTATCAGAATCTGTAGACGAATTGCGGGAACGTTTAAACAGGATGAAGAAAATGATGGCGGACAGGAAACCCAACAATGTAACCCAGCTTCCTACAAGAAAGGACACTTCTTGTGTTATAGATGGAAATTTTCTTAGTGTTGTTTTTGGATTCACGTTATTCCTTATTGTCTCTGTTAGCGGTTACGCTTTCTATAATCTCTTTGTTGCAATTATGAAGAAGCGTTCTCGCTACCATGAGGAACTCTAGTGGAGATGGAGAAATATCCGAACGACTTCATATTAAGCATTTAATCCGTTAAGATCATCGTAGTACACCAAAGCGGCAGTTGTTTCTAATAAAGTTGTGtttataaatacatttatgtCGATTGATTGTgaatttatatacagggcgtttggTTTACCGATACACGTCCGAGAGAGGGCGGTAAGGAAGATGATTGTGAACGTGTCTGACCATATATACTATCACACAAAGTGTCACGCATGTGCAGATATCGCcgtttttcccaattttaccaaattcgctgTTTACTTCCGTGTAAGttacgataaaaatttaatagaacatttgttgtgactctatcggttttcgcataaacttgATTATGTATTTTACCATGCAGTAGTACctacatatgaaaaaaaaaatgtgatgctttaaaattccaaaaatgaatttctctaacataaaaccttgactttgtaagtaaataaagagaaagatgcaaatggaagagtcgttcaaatatctATAAAAACTTCTTCGACCATTGCTCTTTCCAATGATGTATTGAAAGGCGCAGACTTAATGCTCCATAGggtatgtaattaaaaaaggaaaaaaggaaaaaaaatgcagaaaaaacGCATAgagcaatttaacaaattgaataaaaacttaataagtaattattaattatgtaaattatactaatttcttaaaactaattattattctcaaaATGGGAACCACCGTTTCTGATACAACATCGACATCTTCGTCTCATCTCTGTGGTGGTTACCCCTAGCCTCCAACAAATGTtctactaaatttttattgtaacttacACGGAAATAAACggcgaatttggtaaaattcggaaaaattgcgatatctggaaatgcgtgacactttgtataatagtatatatggtcaaatacgttcgcaatcatcttacctaccaccctctttcggatgtgtatcggtaaaccaaacaccctgtataacttaCAGCATGTGCAGCACCGGCCGTAAGTGgagaaacttttaaaatgcatttgttATTCTAACCACCGTAGTGATAATGTAATAAGACGGTTATGTATGTCCGGGGACCAACCTGTAAAACCATAAGACAtataagttttgaaaaatattctgtatttcctaaaaatataaactaatAACGCTTTTTCTGCGGTCATAAATGGAGAAACTTTTTCTTCAACTAACATTTTTGCCCTATTGCTGTTGAAGAAACGCTCtaaatgttccaaaaaaatagcaatctttcttaaaagtttcttaaatatttcttaaaaaaaacttatttaagtAAACTAATGTTGATGCTTTGCATTGCGCCCTTTCTGGGCAATAATCGCTAAAAATCTCCCCGGAATCGAGCTGACTAAGCATTAATACCTCTCATCTGCCATTGCATTCTAAGTATCCTGGACAATTTTACACGGACCTTCATTACTGGTTGGTTTTACTGCACGACCTccttttttaacatttgtcCTTAAATGCTCAATAGGGTTCAAGTCCGGAGATTGAGTGGACAACTTTGAAATCTCACCCCTACTCTAGACAACCTATGTCCTTGAATTTCTGTTCGTGTATTTGGGATCATTATTCGGCGTGAAGGTCCATCTGATGGGCATATTGTTATCGGCATAAGAAAACATTACGTTTTTCATTATGTCGACTTAAGAAATTTTTCCCATGATCCCCTAAATGCGATGCACAGCACTTATACCGCAATACGAAAAAGAACCTCGTACCATATGGCGAACGTACAATGTTTTATAGATTTCTGGGTATACTTTGGGTTGGACACGGATGGTGATGATCTTCTAATATATTATCTTTATCCAGAAGAACtaaaaagaacaattttttattcgtCTGATTAAACAATATTGCTCTATCTAGACGAGAGCTTAGGGATATGctcttttgcaaattttagacGGTTAGAGGTCTGACTGTTAGTTTAGGAGCTTTCTTTGGGCTTCTACCACATAAATTTCCTTCGGTACATCGCCTTTCTACTATAGAAGTGCGCAACTTAACTccaatttgtgtttttatttgtttaaacgTCAAGAAAGGAGACATTTCCGCGACCCTCTGTGTTCGTGTATCATCCATTCACGTGGTATTccctttttcagtttttttggaaattttcgcTGATCATTTTGCCgaaacaatttaatacattttgaacaaaattataacattttccttcatttctaagTGCTAAAACCGCATCTCGCATTTTTGTCATACAATGAGCTTTCAATCGATACTATATCGACTAAAAACGTAACGTACAGTTTAACTTTACTATTTAAGttatatttatcttaaatgAAAGCtctaaaacatttaattagccataaaaggaaattacataatatttcAACACATACTACAGTCGataatgctattttttttgCGCAGATCTATAAGTATGAGATTCGCACAAATAGAGAGATTCCAACAAGATTTCAACATGAGGTGTCCGTAATTGAGAACCTTAGTGCAAAAAATGGGATGAGCCactattttgcaaaaagtgaGATATGAGTTCCAGCGTCTGCTACCAAGTGTAAGCTATCTTTTGATGGAAAAACAAGACGAATACTCGACATCATAAGCACAATTGATTCGTCCCattcacaaatttggtatcTCCAAATTTGAACTATTACTACTTGCACTAATTGAAGTTATTATatctctttattattttattttatttagtaatcattttttccttaattggtaaaaacaaaataaaaagaaacactAAAAAACGATAAGTATTATAATGTTCCGTTGTCTCTTTAaggaagcaaaattttaatacgtcATGCAACTGACTACACAGTATATACCAAAAGCTGATATGTCATTTTACGACACTTAAGGTCATAGTAATTCTGTTTTGCAAACTTCAGGCGTTTCAAGCAAGGGTAAAGAAGAAACTGCTTGGATTGATTATGTCATACtgtattatgtttttttttgtatcatGATATTCTtcctttaaaagtttaaaatttgagttgTTGTGAAAGTTTTAAACTGACTTATTCCGTTCTTGCaccaataacattttttttattgttgcatatttttaaagacaAATTAATCGCACTTTCATTTCTATGCAAAAAAAGATGTACTTTACacgaaaaacaaagaaaaacatatataaattttttttggttgtttttcGATTCTcctgaacaattaaaaaaagtgactcattatttttttacatcgaAGGTCTTCAATTACACTGACTCAAGACGACATACAGTAATATAAGAACACCTAATAtctaaaattcctaaaaagGATTTTCTAAGTACCTAATAATCAATCCTTTGTAAAAATGCTCTTATATTCGACGATTAGGTGTaggtatattaaaatttgataaaataatatttttaatatcgatCACGGATAAAATCTTGAGAAGATGGTGACTATTAATATGTGTATTAATAATGTGAGTAATTAAGGTATTACAATTTGCTATAATTATATCCGACAATATGTAAATTGAACTGAACAagactttattttttacctaTGAAATACATATTTCTATTCTCGATATAGCTAAATgtgaatatttcttttattttcacgAGACGCAGTTGCATTTCGACTACGAAGCTATAACACGACCACTTAATGTATTCAGTATCAAAACCATGttgtttttctcaatttctcTCAtataattcttaaaaatgatcaattttattcaatctaATTTTCAAGTAGATTACGGTTTCTTTATACTCGTCCTTTGTAGCCTATACAATTGACAACACTATGGTGAATGCGCAGGAGTGAGCGATAACTCCATGATCTGcatttcatgtaaaatttttatgaaagttttatGAAAGAAGTTgacaaaggaaattttatgatATATACGTTTTAGCAATATTAACAACAAGTGAATATATactatattttgaatttctctcTTCACTTCTATGTTACTATTCACTACCATTGCTTTGGCTATGTGGGAGCGAAGATATCGAATGTACCTCATAATCGTACCTTATAAAACTACAACAAATCTCAGTATATGTATATCTAATCACAAACGGAGCCAGATATAAAAACATTACTAATTTCGGCATAGAAttcaaatttcagaaaatattcCTGCCCTTGGAATACCATAAATAATCCTGGAGATATTTAGAAGAATTTACATCATTATAAACGTgtggattttaaaaaacagCATTCGGATTAATCCACcatttacaaaacaaaatgCCACAAAAGTAGGACTACGTGAAACAGACACAAACACGCTGAATCTCTATACATATGGGACCGGGTGAAAGTCcggaataaaattatgtatattttcAACGAATAACTTGAAAAATGGGACGCTTGGCGCTTAAACACCGGAATTGATCTTGagtttatgtattttttctggaaataaattgaaatattttcctttaatcCCTTAGCTTCAACCCTTACTAACTTTTTTGTAAAGGAAATATGCGTAGGCGCAGAACGCAACGAAactttcatcaattgagcgagtttaAGAGAGGTAGAATAGCGAGTCTACGAGAGGCTCATCGgccatttagggaaatcgcctCTAGATCGAACCGTActgtaaacactatagtgagataTTGTCAGGcgtggttccaagaagagctACCAGGCAGAAGGAGAGCTACTGCACGATCCTGAAGAACTACTGAACGCCAAGTTAGCCGTCTTTAAATGATGGTCCCAAGAGATAGGTTCCtctcgtcgaggacgctggcggatcagtggtttgctgagtatggaGGGCCCATCGGGACTCGAAACATTTATCGCCacataagaagttttggactgatttctcaccgtccccatcttgtgttaACCCTCACCTCAAATCATTGTCAAAATTGACTACAGTGGGACAGAGCATGCATtcattggaatctggaatgggataatgcCATGTTGGGTGACGTATCCAGtttctgtttgggtatgcatCATGGTCGGGCAGACGTAAGAAGaagacgggatcctcagtttacaatacagacaTGTCCGTCAGATTGTTGAGGTAATGGTTTGGGTGCCATGGGACATGGCagcctttacttttcattagaagCAGCATGACAGCCCAAATgtacatccaagaagtcctggaacctcatctcgtTGCCTTATATGAAAACTCTTGTTAAACCAGTTTTCCATAGAAACAATGCACGGCCGCACGTGGCTAGAGTGACTGTGAACTTCTATCAAcaaaaaactgtcaatttgctaccttggccGCCTTGcgctccagacctctcactgATTGAACATGTGTGtgatattgtaggtagaaagttgcataatttactccATCACCTACAAACCCTAGCGGCGCTATGTCGTGATGTCCACTTAACCTGGAATGAAATCCCCCAAGAgaacatcaatcacctcattagattcATGCGCAGATGTGTACAGGAACGTATGAGATACCGCGGAggattgacaatttttttttggcttttaacaattaaatttgtcgaATTTTTCAATGGAGTATTCGTCTTAGCGCAAAAAACATGCCTACCGGAAATGATTTAAATGACactatttttacggggtgttctcttttctatgacGCAGTGTTGTAAGTTTAACACGTTCCATCCATGTTCGGCGGCTTACGCGGAACAGCGTGATgcgtttccatttaaaaaagtgggGTAATATTACCATTAAGGGgttgaaggaaaatatttcgttttttttgccaaaaataggtacgattcaaaatcaatttagaTATTTAGCGTTTTTTTAAAGTCGCTCGTTGAaaagatatgaattttattcCGGACCAATCCTCTATATCGAAAACTCACGGTAACATCAATACGAGGATAATCCTAAAAGTATCGGACCCAacgcttaaagaaaaaaaaattaaaaaatattactttatttctCGACATGGTTTCTTATCAGATAGGCACACCTTTTCCGCGATGTTTTATGACTTCTATACTCTGTTTATAGCAAAAAGCATTCAAAAtgggcatcaacctcggactccacctcttcaccATTGataaatctctttccaccgagccatttttcaagtttggaaataaaactttccCCATGTCAGGTTGGGTACTTCTAGGAGCATCCTCGTAAATAGGCGAAGATAATTCATTCATATTCCACTGTCGCGTGGAATCGTCTTTTCACTTACTAAGTGACAAAAAATTAGTACATTTTCTTATAAAGTCATAAAGTTAACACGTCATCAATTATTAGAATCCTGAAGACAAAATTCTTCGAGTCAACTAATGATATCTCTAAACATTGAACCTGTAATAGTGTTGACGCATGACACCAGAGCGTTAACGTATCTACTCCTTACGTAACTAAACATGTAATGAAAATGTACTCGAAAATCGCTTGGTGTATTCTATTTCTTCAACAGCAGCAACTCTTCGAGTGTCAGCATGGGGACCATTCGAtcgtaaataaaatcaaatttccattttctaaatattatGGTCCATATATGGGGGTAAGTTAACAATAGGTAGGTGCAGTCCGTTGAtatgatacagggtgttgttaAATAAGTATCTGATATTTCACAGGGTGTTTTTCCAGGTAGTTTTAAAACGGACAGTTCTTACAAACGCGTGTCCTGGCTCGTTTAATTTTCAAGCCACGGAGCATCAAAGTTgacgaaaaaaatcacatattcTGTAATACCTTTCCATCTTTTCCGGATGATTTTACGAAGTTTCGTATGCGGGAGTTCTTTGGTAATgaggaaatgaaatttatcgacgatctAGTTGCATCTTCTAGAGGACGCCAcgagcgaccattaggacacctTCAATTTTTGTCCGATGCGCGTCcgaaaggaaataaattaaaaaaaggtaagGAGTGGAAGAAAGAAAAGTTGAAGTAAACCGACACTTACAAATTCAACCTGTGAGTTTGAAGAAAATCATCATAATTGTTTGTTGTTTCCTGTGGATAAAGAGTGAGGTGGCAAGTTACGTTAAAATGGCACTTTTGGATAATCAGCTTTAGATGCGTTTTTCTCGTTAACCGTTGCATCTAGCAACGGCAATAAAGTGTACTTTTTTCAAACAGACGAGACAGAGAAAAAATGCCTCTACGTGAAAATTACGTACAGTGGCACGGAAAAGTTGCAGGTGTTTAAAAATGTCCTAACGGCTGATGGTGGCGTCCTCTAGAAGATaaaactaaatcgttaataaattcgaatttctcatcccaaaaaaaccCCCGGATACGAATTTTGTAAACTCAGCTGGAAGAGATCGGTAGATCACAGAGAATATGCGActtatttcttcaattatgaTTCCCAGTATCTCGAGAACTGAACGAGGTAGGCCGCACGTCCATAAGGAGTCTTTGATCTTTGAACTACatgaaaaatcaccctgtgaaATTCGAACACTTGTTCAATAACACCCTCTATGTATAGTGTCATTGATACTGACCAAAATACTGATAGTTGATGCTGGCAAAaaaatttgcccaaaaagaGGCCAATCTGCTAATCACGGATGGCTTCATTACAAGCTAAGGGTAGCAAGCTGAAGTGATTTGAACCTCCGGTTCGGTTTAGGAACTTTATTCTCTTCTTTTCCACACcggtttttatatatttaattgtgAAAGCATTGAGGTGTGCACGTGACTTTACCGTAAGAAGTGCATATGCTACAAATGCTTCCACCCACATTTCtatgtacatatgtacataatCAATTATAGTAAACGCAGAGTCAACAATCTAATGCAATTAGAGAAACCACCCGATTTTTACCATTATTTACTATGCAACTGATAATTTATATCGAAACACCATGTGTACTTTTTCGAGGATGATCAGCTGCGTGCCTAGATGCTTTTGCGAGGGAATGAAAAAAGGTCACCTACGGAAAAGCCGCAAGATAAAAAAACTTTCGTCAATCGAACAGAGAAGTTATATAGAGTGTTCTTTAGCACCGTGTTAATATTTCAGGGTGTGATTCTTCAGGtcattttaagaagaaaaattcatgTGAACAAATGTCCGTAACAGTCCGAAATTTCAGCCACAGGAAGTTGAAATTGTTCAATTCAAAtcgttatttttgaatttctcaaaaagtactttgaatattgcttaaaatttttgtatatagTAAATATGACATAAAACCTTGTATACATATCTTCTGAtattatttatggaaaaagtggtacgccactgataTTGTTTCGAATGAATATTTCTCCTTGATTGGGCTGGTCGATTCTCCATGAAAAAGGTCTCTTATAATAAACTATAtagtatattatatttaatatacagaaataatataaattgttaaaattaacaaattaatgaagacgatttttattgttttaatcaaaaatggcTCGTTTAACGAGAAAAGCGTAAcagactttttttatataaaattaaccagactaataaaaaaatatttttccgcgTAAAACAACTCACTTTTTCTGCAAATAATATTAGAAGACATATATACAGGGACGCACTGAAAGagcaatatatatatttttttttcctaaaatacgGGATCTTATGTCCTGTTACCACGCACTAACATTACAGATTTGAAGAGAAAAGATTCAACACCCGCCAACTAAAAATTTGGGCCGTTGCGGGCATATGTTCATAGGAATTTTTCGTCATAAAATGGCATGGGGAATCGCACCCTGAAATATTAGCGCGATACTAAGGAGCACCCTGTGTATCGTTAAATGATCAGTGGCatacaatgaaaaatatttggtttGGGTCTAACCCCCAAAAAAGTCACTCTACAGATTTATGCTAATAGGGAAGCCTCACTGAGTAGATTCCAACGAGTTAtgtagttttcaaatttcaactgTAATCCTAAAAATTGTGGGAGGTACGAGGAAGAAAATTCAAAGTGAACACTCTATACCTTAAAGCTTTCAGAAGTAGAAATGGAATGTGTCACTTGAATTTTTCTGTGCTCAAAGAATCTGTCGCTGCATGattgatcttttttttttgagtttccCTGTATACGAAGTAGatagaaaaaacataaataaagcataaaaaaaagaaaaacaaatttattagaagaagaattaaaaccagatatattttgtcaaaagttGTAAAATGATACCGATGAAATAGATTTTATGCAAATCTCGCTTGCTCATGTCAAATGCCGTGCAAATTTTAGCCCCCAAAAGCGTgaagaaatcttaaaattcgttatttcaaaaacgagtAAAAACGAGTAGATCAGAATCACACATAgaacataataataaaataatattctcttttaaaaatactacatttttttgagacaccttgtatatttccTACAGTTTAAGAATACACGTAAGACTTGTTTCTACAAATTCTGTAAGTATTAAAATGTTTGCTCACGTCAAAAGAGATGGCGACACATGTTATATTcttgggacaccttgtatatactTTTTGTGCAAGTAATAACCACTAATATTCtcattttcttatgaaattacAGATTCTTGTGGCCTTTGATCTAAAACTGGTACCATCAAATATAGATGCGGATTTCTCTTGGAACATTGAAGCTAATTACTTGCTGCCCCAAAACGAAAGTGAATACACTTTTCCTCCTATTATACCTTCAGGTGGACATGACGAGAGAAGACTTTTTGCTAGAGCTGATctgtataaaataatagaatttaaATTAGAGTCGTAAGTACATAACAACAATTATATAAGTACCTGCTCTGTCTTCCAAATAATCTAGCAATCAATcattcgttttattttaaaaaattcagccAAATGTTTGAAGGAAGAAATTGCCTCTTGAGGGTCATATGCGAAATGGCTCTTCACACTACTGAGGGAACTGACGTGTTGGGCGACTTAGTTGATGTACTTTTACGGTTAGTATGTGAACAGAATTGGTCCGTATATTTAGGCAGTGtcgtttatatttattatatatatacagtcactcaaaaaaatatccgtacagccgaaaaaaaattctgcacaccgtaacttttgactgattttgttcaaattttgtataatgaaaattcaaaccgaaactcaatttgcgtaattgagcaacttttgaaaatgtaacttttatagtgctttccagcgtttaaaaaaaaatccggtttgaaaacttcttgtgcgatggaaatttttcaatgtggttttaatattctcgtagaggggattttttttcatatatcctgaaaatttgatcaaaatcgaacaacaaatagggagttgcagctttttaaagttgtcaaaaatgtcaaagtttcgtcattttgcgcgaaaatcgtcactttttggcgtttttgaaaggctgcaactctcttatttgttgttcgattttgatcaaattttcgggatatatgaagaaaaattccctctacaagaatgttaaaaccacattgaaaaatttccatcgcacaagaagttttcaaaacggattttttttttaatgctagaaagcactctaaaagttacattttcaaaagttgctcaattacgcaaattgagtttcggtttgaattttcattatacaaaatttg
This window harbors:
- the LOC136347155 gene encoding uncharacterized protein, giving the protein MLNGMHKSKHYLDLSESQETLPGTRKAGLHETIDPKEHLNDNLSESVDELRERLNRMKKMMADRKPNNVTQLPTRKDTSCVIDGNFLSVVFGFTLFLIVSVSGYAFYNLFVAIMKKRSRYHEEL
- the LOC136347112 gene encoding uncharacterized protein, which codes for MKMYSKIAWCILFLQQQQLFECQHGDHSIVNKIKFPFSKYYGPYMGILVAFDLKLVPSNIDADFSWNIEANYLLPQNESEYTFPPIIPSGGHDERRLFARADLYKIIEFKLESQMFEGRNCLLRVICEMALHTTEGTDVLGDLVDVLLRPSSSTNTNLSSKYLNAEEYGRKNKHCKKYVKKCPVNLLDFFSVFGDLIDHVLVE